A DNA window from Rhineura floridana isolate rRhiFlo1 chromosome 11, rRhiFlo1.hap2, whole genome shotgun sequence contains the following coding sequences:
- the SLC12A9 gene encoding solute carrier family 12 member 9 isoform X1, with protein sequence MSRAACSPINWGPQRFLQAMSTESSPLLSYRLFRVSGEGEMPGSTQEEAPLVVGVVGSASGGPHPDPARQLSTFFGVIVPTVLSMFSIVVFMRVGFVIGHAGFLQSLLMLVVAYLIISLTVLSVCAISTNGAVQAGGAYFMISRTLGPEFGGSIGLMFYLANVCACGVYILGLVEAILDVFGADGSDPPGAKALPQGYLYSFLYGSLILFLCLLVCLVGAQIYSRAAFFIFLVVNLVLVTIFASFFAVSPREIMVSRDSNQSFNSFFTGFNVSTLRDNMYAMYSRDYTTNNMMSFATVFAVMFNGCTGIMAGSNMSGELKNASSSIPKGTIIAVVYTFVIYFLLFFMTSFTCERALLKGDYGFFRAINVWPPFVLVGIYSASLSASMSNLIGASRILHALAKDDLFGIVLAPAKIVSKGGNPWVAVLYTWALVQLVLFVGKLNTIAGIVTVFYLVAYAAVDLACLALEWASAPNFRPTFQVFSWHTCFLGIISCLVMMFLISPAGASGSLGLMLLLLGFIHLRSAASSWGYISQALIFHQVRKYLLLLDIRKDHVKFWRPQILLMVANPRGSSQLMKFINHLKKGGLFVLGHVEIGDLDTMPSDPVQAHYNFWLSLVDKLNLKAFVDLTLSPSVRQGTQHLLRITGLGGMKPNTLVLGFYDGCVPEDYFLQDPAFSQARENDEFGVDLAALQAHFPPVRDVESQKALSPAEYVAIISDAVKMHKNVCLARYFHLLEKDLLSPSSSKRRFEGRYIDVWPLNLLRPNAPTYVDICSLFLLQMACILTMVSSWKAARLRIFLCVESGDVGWVSKEEKLRELLTKLRIKATIKIVTWDHVVALHGRQHAGTESRDSSEAHAPHFRPCNTEKLSGETFLNAATFQVTDEYLVSVNNLLLKQGGQTAVRFLYLPRPPADTSQYERYLQQLAILTTDLGPTLLIHGLTPVTCTEL encoded by the exons GGAGAGATGCCAGGGAGCACCCAGGAAGAGGCACCCctggtggtgggggtggtggggtCGGCCTCAGGGGGCCCTCACCCCGATCCTGCCCGGCAGCTCTCCACTTTCTTTGGAGTCATTGTGCCCACAGTTCTCTCCATGTTCAGCATTGTGGTCTTCATGCGTGTTG GGTTTGTCATAGGTCATGCAGGCTTCCTGCAGTCTCTCCTTATGCTGGTTGTTGCCTATCTCATCATCTCGCTGACCGTCCTGTCCGTCTGCGCCATCTCCACCAATGGGGCGGTCCAGGCAGGCGGAGCTTACT TCATGATCAGCCGAACTCTGGGGCCCGAATTTGGTGGGAGCATCGGGCTCATGTTCTATTTGGCCAACGTCTGCGCTTGTGGCGTCTACATTCTTGGGCTGGTAGAAGCCATTTTGGATGTCTTTGGAGCAG ATGGGTCGGATCCTCCTGGGGCAAAGGCCCTCCCGCAGGGCTACCTGTACAGCTTCCTCTATGGCTCCCTCATCCTTTTCCTCTGCCTCCTGGTGTGCCTTGTGGGTGCCCAGATCTACTCCAGAGCAGCCTTCTTCATCTTCCTGGTGGTCAACCTTGTCCTCGTCACCATCTTCGCCAGCTTCTTCGCTGTCTCGCCCCGGGAGATCATGGTCTCCCGGGACAGCAATCAAAGCTTCAACTCTTTCTTCACCGGGTTCAACGTCTCCACCCTCAGGGACAACATGTATG CCATGTACTCTCGCGATTACACCACCAACAACATGATGTCCTTTGCTACTGTCTTTGCGGTCATGTTCAACGGCTGTACAGGCATCATGGCAGGATCCAACATGTCAG GGGAGCTCAAAAACGCCAGCAGCTCCATCCCAAAGGGGACCATCATTGCCGTGGTCTACACTTTCGTGATCTATTTCCTCCTCTTCTTTATGACCAGCTTTACCTGTGAGAG GGCGCTGCTGAAAGGCGACTACGGCTTCTTCCGCGCTATCAACGTCTGGCCTCCCTTCGTGCTGGTTGGCATCTACTCTGCGTCGCTCTCGGCATCAATGAGCAACCTCATTGGCGCTTCGCGGATCCTCCACGCCCTGGCAAAGGACGACTTGTTTG GAATTGTCCTGGCTCCGGCGAAAATCGTCTCCAAAGGGGGCAACCCGTGGGTGGCTGTGCTGTACACCTGGGCCCTCGTGCAG CTGGTCCTGTTTGTCGGAAAGCTCAACACCATTGCCGGCATCGTTACCGTCTTCTACCTCGTGGCTTACGCTGCGGTGGACCTGGCGTGCTTGGCTCTGGAGTGGGCCTCTGCTCCGAATTTCCG CCCCACCTTCCAGGTCTTTTCGTGGCATACCTGCTTCTTAGGGATCATCTCCTGCCTGGTGATGATGTTCCTCATCAGTCCCGCCGGCGCCTCCGGCAGCCTTGGGCTCATGCTGTTGCTCCTGGGGTTCATCCACCTGCGCTCCGCAGCGTCCTCTTGGGGCTACATCAGCCAGGCTCTCATCTTTCACCAG GTACGGAAGTATTTGCTTCTCCTTGACATCCGGAAGGATCACGTCAAGTTCTGGCGGCCGCAGATCCTCCTTATGGTGGCCAACCCCCGGGGCAGTTCCCAGCTCATGAAGTTCATCAACCATCTCAAGAAAGGGGGTCTGTTTGTGCTGGGCCATGTGGAGATTGGAGACCTTG ACACGATGCCCTCTGACCCTGTCCAAGCCCACTACAACTTCTGGCTGAGCCTGGTTGACAAGCTGAACCTCAAGGCGTTTGTGGACTTGACTCTGTCACCATCAGTCCGTCAAGGCACTCAGCACCTGCTGCGGATCACTGGCTTGG GAGGGATGAAACCCAACACGCTGGTCCTCGGTTTCTATGACGGCTGCGTCCCTGAGGATTATTTCCTGCAGGACCCGGCCTTTAGCCAAGCCCGGGAGAATGATGAGTTTGGGGTGGACCTGGCAGCTCTTCAAGCCCACTTCCCGCCAGTGAGAGACGTGGAGAGCCAGAAGGCCTTGAGTCCTGCCGAGTATGTGGCCATCATCTCTGACGCGGTGAAGATGCATAAGAACGTGTGCCTGGCCCGTTACTTCCACCTTCTGGAGAAGGACTTGCTGTCGCCTTCGTCTTCCAAGAGACGCTTTGAAGGGCGCTACATTGACGTCTGGCCTCTCAACCTCTTGCGCCCGAACGCGCCGACCTACGTGGACATCTgcagcctcttcctcctccagatGGCCTGCATCCTCACCATGGTCAGCTCCTGGAAAGCCGCCCGGCTCCGCATCTTCCTCTGTGTGGAGTCGGGGGACGTGGGCTGGGTCAGCAAGGAGGAGAAGTTGAGGGAGCTGCTGACCAAACTGAGGATCAAAGCCACCATCAAGATTGTTACTTGGGACCATGTGGTGGCCCTCCACGGCCGCCAGCACGCAGGCACAGAGTCTCGGGACTCTTCTGAGGCCCATGCGCCTCACTTTCGTCCTTGCAACACCGAGAAATTGTCAGGAGAGACTTTCCTGAATGCTGCCACCTTCCAGGTGACAGACGAGTACTTGGTCTCCGTCAACAACTTGCTCTTGAAACAAGGCGGCCAGACGGCCGTACGGTTCCTCTACCTCCCCCGCCCACCGGCAGACACCTCTCAGTACGAGCGCTACCTGCAACAGCTAGCAATCCTGACCACGGACCTAGGGCCTACTTTACTCATCCATGGGCTGACACCCGTCACCTGTACAGAACTCTGA
- the UFSP1 gene encoding inactive Ufm1-specific protease 1: MPLLSSVHRGLPLPSPPHRLALISGPYSYYHYGCDSVDDRGWGCGYRTLQTVCSWLAAAGRGEVPSCPVPSLKEMQNSLVEMGDKRPSFTGSRDWIGTVEAALCMDHFYAVPGKLIHIPHGRDLEKELETLYAHFQGGGGPVMMGGNRDNSSKGLLGVCSSAKGHHLLVLDPHYYGKAGSVTKEELQEAGWVSWRELGTFEAGSFYNLCLPQFWRKGCPV; this comes from the coding sequence ATGCCGTTGCTCTCCAGTGTTCACCGGGGCCTCCCCTTGCCATCCCCTCCTCATCGGTTGGCCCTCATCTCTGGCCCATACTCCTATTACCACTACGGCTGTGACAGCGTGGACGACCGAGGATGGGGCTGTGGCTACCGCACGCTCCAAACGGTGTGCTCCTGGCTGGCAGCGGCCGGCAGAGGAGAGGTTCCTTCCTGCCCTGTGCCTTCCCTGAAGGAGATGCAGAACTCCCTGGTGGAGATGGGGGACAAGCGCCCTTCGTTCACTGGCTCCCGGGACTGGATTGGCACGGTGGAAGCAGCCTTGTGCATGGACCATTTTTACGCTGTGCCGGGCAAACTGATCCACATTCCCCATGGGCGAGAtttggaaaaggagctggagacTTTGTATGCCCATTTTCAGGGAGGTGGGGGCCCCGTTAtgatgggaggaaacagggatAACTCTTCCAAGGGGTTGTTGGGAGTCTGCTCTAGTGCCAAAGGACATCACCTCCTAGTTCTTGATCCACACTATTATGGCAAGGCCGGGTCTGTCAccaaggaggagctgcaagagGCTGGCTGGGTGTCTTGGAGGGAACTTGGGACCTTCGAAGCGGGCTCCTTCTACAATCTCTGCCTGCCCCAATTCTGGAGAAAAGGATGCCCTGTGTGA
- the SLC12A9 gene encoding solute carrier family 12 member 9 isoform X2: MSTESSPLLSYRLFRVSGEGEMPGSTQEEAPLVVGVVGSASGGPHPDPARQLSTFFGVIVPTVLSMFSIVVFMRVGFVIGHAGFLQSLLMLVVAYLIISLTVLSVCAISTNGAVQAGGAYFMISRTLGPEFGGSIGLMFYLANVCACGVYILGLVEAILDVFGADGSDPPGAKALPQGYLYSFLYGSLILFLCLLVCLVGAQIYSRAAFFIFLVVNLVLVTIFASFFAVSPREIMVSRDSNQSFNSFFTGFNVSTLRDNMYAMYSRDYTTNNMMSFATVFAVMFNGCTGIMAGSNMSGELKNASSSIPKGTIIAVVYTFVIYFLLFFMTSFTCERALLKGDYGFFRAINVWPPFVLVGIYSASLSASMSNLIGASRILHALAKDDLFGIVLAPAKIVSKGGNPWVAVLYTWALVQLVLFVGKLNTIAGIVTVFYLVAYAAVDLACLALEWASAPNFRPTFQVFSWHTCFLGIISCLVMMFLISPAGASGSLGLMLLLLGFIHLRSAASSWGYISQALIFHQVRKYLLLLDIRKDHVKFWRPQILLMVANPRGSSQLMKFINHLKKGGLFVLGHVEIGDLDTMPSDPVQAHYNFWLSLVDKLNLKAFVDLTLSPSVRQGTQHLLRITGLGGMKPNTLVLGFYDGCVPEDYFLQDPAFSQARENDEFGVDLAALQAHFPPVRDVESQKALSPAEYVAIISDAVKMHKNVCLARYFHLLEKDLLSPSSSKRRFEGRYIDVWPLNLLRPNAPTYVDICSLFLLQMACILTMVSSWKAARLRIFLCVESGDVGWVSKEEKLRELLTKLRIKATIKIVTWDHVVALHGRQHAGTESRDSSEAHAPHFRPCNTEKLSGETFLNAATFQVTDEYLVSVNNLLLKQGGQTAVRFLYLPRPPADTSQYERYLQQLAILTTDLGPTLLIHGLTPVTCTEL, translated from the exons GGAGAGATGCCAGGGAGCACCCAGGAAGAGGCACCCctggtggtgggggtggtggggtCGGCCTCAGGGGGCCCTCACCCCGATCCTGCCCGGCAGCTCTCCACTTTCTTTGGAGTCATTGTGCCCACAGTTCTCTCCATGTTCAGCATTGTGGTCTTCATGCGTGTTG GGTTTGTCATAGGTCATGCAGGCTTCCTGCAGTCTCTCCTTATGCTGGTTGTTGCCTATCTCATCATCTCGCTGACCGTCCTGTCCGTCTGCGCCATCTCCACCAATGGGGCGGTCCAGGCAGGCGGAGCTTACT TCATGATCAGCCGAACTCTGGGGCCCGAATTTGGTGGGAGCATCGGGCTCATGTTCTATTTGGCCAACGTCTGCGCTTGTGGCGTCTACATTCTTGGGCTGGTAGAAGCCATTTTGGATGTCTTTGGAGCAG ATGGGTCGGATCCTCCTGGGGCAAAGGCCCTCCCGCAGGGCTACCTGTACAGCTTCCTCTATGGCTCCCTCATCCTTTTCCTCTGCCTCCTGGTGTGCCTTGTGGGTGCCCAGATCTACTCCAGAGCAGCCTTCTTCATCTTCCTGGTGGTCAACCTTGTCCTCGTCACCATCTTCGCCAGCTTCTTCGCTGTCTCGCCCCGGGAGATCATGGTCTCCCGGGACAGCAATCAAAGCTTCAACTCTTTCTTCACCGGGTTCAACGTCTCCACCCTCAGGGACAACATGTATG CCATGTACTCTCGCGATTACACCACCAACAACATGATGTCCTTTGCTACTGTCTTTGCGGTCATGTTCAACGGCTGTACAGGCATCATGGCAGGATCCAACATGTCAG GGGAGCTCAAAAACGCCAGCAGCTCCATCCCAAAGGGGACCATCATTGCCGTGGTCTACACTTTCGTGATCTATTTCCTCCTCTTCTTTATGACCAGCTTTACCTGTGAGAG GGCGCTGCTGAAAGGCGACTACGGCTTCTTCCGCGCTATCAACGTCTGGCCTCCCTTCGTGCTGGTTGGCATCTACTCTGCGTCGCTCTCGGCATCAATGAGCAACCTCATTGGCGCTTCGCGGATCCTCCACGCCCTGGCAAAGGACGACTTGTTTG GAATTGTCCTGGCTCCGGCGAAAATCGTCTCCAAAGGGGGCAACCCGTGGGTGGCTGTGCTGTACACCTGGGCCCTCGTGCAG CTGGTCCTGTTTGTCGGAAAGCTCAACACCATTGCCGGCATCGTTACCGTCTTCTACCTCGTGGCTTACGCTGCGGTGGACCTGGCGTGCTTGGCTCTGGAGTGGGCCTCTGCTCCGAATTTCCG CCCCACCTTCCAGGTCTTTTCGTGGCATACCTGCTTCTTAGGGATCATCTCCTGCCTGGTGATGATGTTCCTCATCAGTCCCGCCGGCGCCTCCGGCAGCCTTGGGCTCATGCTGTTGCTCCTGGGGTTCATCCACCTGCGCTCCGCAGCGTCCTCTTGGGGCTACATCAGCCAGGCTCTCATCTTTCACCAG GTACGGAAGTATTTGCTTCTCCTTGACATCCGGAAGGATCACGTCAAGTTCTGGCGGCCGCAGATCCTCCTTATGGTGGCCAACCCCCGGGGCAGTTCCCAGCTCATGAAGTTCATCAACCATCTCAAGAAAGGGGGTCTGTTTGTGCTGGGCCATGTGGAGATTGGAGACCTTG ACACGATGCCCTCTGACCCTGTCCAAGCCCACTACAACTTCTGGCTGAGCCTGGTTGACAAGCTGAACCTCAAGGCGTTTGTGGACTTGACTCTGTCACCATCAGTCCGTCAAGGCACTCAGCACCTGCTGCGGATCACTGGCTTGG GAGGGATGAAACCCAACACGCTGGTCCTCGGTTTCTATGACGGCTGCGTCCCTGAGGATTATTTCCTGCAGGACCCGGCCTTTAGCCAAGCCCGGGAGAATGATGAGTTTGGGGTGGACCTGGCAGCTCTTCAAGCCCACTTCCCGCCAGTGAGAGACGTGGAGAGCCAGAAGGCCTTGAGTCCTGCCGAGTATGTGGCCATCATCTCTGACGCGGTGAAGATGCATAAGAACGTGTGCCTGGCCCGTTACTTCCACCTTCTGGAGAAGGACTTGCTGTCGCCTTCGTCTTCCAAGAGACGCTTTGAAGGGCGCTACATTGACGTCTGGCCTCTCAACCTCTTGCGCCCGAACGCGCCGACCTACGTGGACATCTgcagcctcttcctcctccagatGGCCTGCATCCTCACCATGGTCAGCTCCTGGAAAGCCGCCCGGCTCCGCATCTTCCTCTGTGTGGAGTCGGGGGACGTGGGCTGGGTCAGCAAGGAGGAGAAGTTGAGGGAGCTGCTGACCAAACTGAGGATCAAAGCCACCATCAAGATTGTTACTTGGGACCATGTGGTGGCCCTCCACGGCCGCCAGCACGCAGGCACAGAGTCTCGGGACTCTTCTGAGGCCCATGCGCCTCACTTTCGTCCTTGCAACACCGAGAAATTGTCAGGAGAGACTTTCCTGAATGCTGCCACCTTCCAGGTGACAGACGAGTACTTGGTCTCCGTCAACAACTTGCTCTTGAAACAAGGCGGCCAGACGGCCGTACGGTTCCTCTACCTCCCCCGCCCACCGGCAGACACCTCTCAGTACGAGCGCTACCTGCAACAGCTAGCAATCCTGACCACGGACCTAGGGCCTACTTTACTCATCCATGGGCTGACACCCGTCACCTGTACAGAACTCTGA